The proteins below are encoded in one region of Vulpes lagopus strain Blue_001 chromosome 10, ASM1834538v1, whole genome shotgun sequence:
- the DDX25 gene encoding ATP-dependent RNA helicase DDX25 isoform X2, producing the protein MGFNRPSKIQEMALPMMLAHPPQNLIAQSQSGTGKTAAFVLAMLSRVNTLELFPQCLCLAPTYELALQTGRVVERMGKFCVDVQVMYAIRGNHIPRGTDVTKQIIIGTPGTVLDWCFKRKLIDLTKIRVFVLDEADVMIDTQGFSDQSIRIQRALPSECQMLLFSATFEDSVWQFAERIIPDPNVIKLRKEELTLNNIRQYYVLCENRKDKYQALCNIYGGITIGQAIIFCQTRRNAKWLTVEMMQDGHQVSLLSGELTVDQRASIIQRFRDGKEKVLITTNVCARGIDVKQVTIVVNFDLPVNQAEEPDYETYLHRIGRTGRFGKKGLAFNMIEVDKLPLLMKIQDHFNSSIKQLDPEDMDEIEKIEY; encoded by the exons ATGGGATTTAACAGACCATCCAAAATCCAAGAAATGGCTCTCCCTATGATGCTGGCACACCC ACCCCAGAACCTCATAGCTCAGAGCCAATCTGGAACAGGAAAAACAGCTGCTTTTGTCCTGGCAATGCTAAGCAGAGTTAATACCTTGGAATTGTTCCCACAG TGCCTCTGCCTAGCTCCTACTTATGAACTGGCTTTGCAAACTGGTCGTGTGGTCGAACGGATGGGAAAATTCTGTGTGGATGTTCAAGTGATGTACGCCATTCGAGGGAATCACA TTCCCAGAGGCACCGACGTCACCAAGCAGATTATAATTGGCACTCCTGGGACTGTCCTGGATTGGTGTTTCAAGCGAAAATTAATTGATTTGACTAAGATTCGTGTGTTTGTCCTGGATGAAGCGGACGTGATGATCGACACGCAAGGATTCTCAGATCAAAGCATTCGTATTCAGAG AGCTTTACCCTCTGAGTGCCAGATGCTCCTCTTTTCAGCGACCTTTGAGGACTCTGTGTGGCAGTTTGCAGAGCGAATCATTCCTGACCCTAATGTTATCAAGTTACGAAAGGAGGAGCTGACCCTGAACAACATCCGACAGTATTACGTGTTGTGTGAGAATAGGAAAGACAAGTACCAGGCTCTGTGCAACATCTACGGTGGCATCACCATCGGCCAGGCCATCATCTTCTGCCAG ACTCGTCGAAATGCCAAGTGGTTGACTGTGGAGATGATGCAGGACGGCCACCAAGTGTCTTTGTTAAGCGGAGAGCTGACTGTGGATCAGCGAGCCTCCATCATTCAGAGGTTTCGGGATGGGAAAGAGAAAGTTCTTATAACAACCAATGTCTGTGCTCGag GGATCGATGTGAAGCAGGTCACAATTGTTGTGAACTTTGACCTCCCTGTAAACCAAGCAGAGGAGCCAGACTATGAGACCTACCTTCACCGCATAGGGCGGACAGGACGCTTTGGGAAAAAGGGCCTGGCCTTCAACATGATTGAAGTGGATAAGCTGCCCCTGCTCATGAAGATCCAGGATCACTTCA aCAGCAGTATTAAGCAACTCGACCCTGAAGACATGGATGAAATTGAAAAGATTGAATATTGA
- the DDX25 gene encoding ATP-dependent RNA helicase DDX25 isoform X1 — protein MASLLWGGDAGAAESERLSSHFSNLIHPRKNLRGIKTTTVPNVDGSINNTEEDDEDDVVDLAANSLLNKLIRQSLVESSHRVEVLQKDPSSPLYSVKTFEELRLKEELLKGIYAMGFNRPSKIQEMALPMMLAHPPQNLIAQSQSGTGKTAAFVLAMLSRVNTLELFPQCLCLAPTYELALQTGRVVERMGKFCVDVQVMYAIRGNHIPRGTDVTKQIIIGTPGTVLDWCFKRKLIDLTKIRVFVLDEADVMIDTQGFSDQSIRIQRALPSECQMLLFSATFEDSVWQFAERIIPDPNVIKLRKEELTLNNIRQYYVLCENRKDKYQALCNIYGGITIGQAIIFCQTRRNAKWLTVEMMQDGHQVSLLSGELTVDQRASIIQRFRDGKEKVLITTNVCARGIDVKQVTIVVNFDLPVNQAEEPDYETYLHRIGRTGRFGKKGLAFNMIEVDKLPLLMKIQDHFNSSIKQLDPEDMDEIEKIEY, from the exons ATGGCGTCGTTACTTTGGGGAGGCGACGCCGGGGCGGCGGAGAGCGAGCGGCTGAGCAGCCAT TTCTCAAACCTCATCCATCCCCGGAAGAACCTTCGGGGCATTAAGACCACTACAGTCCCAAACGTAG ATGGTTCAATTAATAACACGGAAGAAGATGATGAAGACGATGTAG tGGATTTGGCAGCTAATTCACTCTTAAACAAGTTAATCCGGCAGTCCTTAGTAGAATCCAGTCACCGAGTTGAAGTCTTACAAAAGGATCCCAGCTCTCCACTCTACTCAGTAAAAACATTTGAAGAGCTGCGGCT gaAGGAAGAGTTATTAAAAGGGATCTATGCAATGGGATTTAACAGACCATCCAAAATCCAAGAAATGGCTCTCCCTATGATGCTGGCACACCC ACCCCAGAACCTCATAGCTCAGAGCCAATCTGGAACAGGAAAAACAGCTGCTTTTGTCCTGGCAATGCTAAGCAGAGTTAATACCTTGGAATTGTTCCCACAG TGCCTCTGCCTAGCTCCTACTTATGAACTGGCTTTGCAAACTGGTCGTGTGGTCGAACGGATGGGAAAATTCTGTGTGGATGTTCAAGTGATGTACGCCATTCGAGGGAATCACA TTCCCAGAGGCACCGACGTCACCAAGCAGATTATAATTGGCACTCCTGGGACTGTCCTGGATTGGTGTTTCAAGCGAAAATTAATTGATTTGACTAAGATTCGTGTGTTTGTCCTGGATGAAGCGGACGTGATGATCGACACGCAAGGATTCTCAGATCAAAGCATTCGTATTCAGAG AGCTTTACCCTCTGAGTGCCAGATGCTCCTCTTTTCAGCGACCTTTGAGGACTCTGTGTGGCAGTTTGCAGAGCGAATCATTCCTGACCCTAATGTTATCAAGTTACGAAAGGAGGAGCTGACCCTGAACAACATCCGACAGTATTACGTGTTGTGTGAGAATAGGAAAGACAAGTACCAGGCTCTGTGCAACATCTACGGTGGCATCACCATCGGCCAGGCCATCATCTTCTGCCAG ACTCGTCGAAATGCCAAGTGGTTGACTGTGGAGATGATGCAGGACGGCCACCAAGTGTCTTTGTTAAGCGGAGAGCTGACTGTGGATCAGCGAGCCTCCATCATTCAGAGGTTTCGGGATGGGAAAGAGAAAGTTCTTATAACAACCAATGTCTGTGCTCGag GGATCGATGTGAAGCAGGTCACAATTGTTGTGAACTTTGACCTCCCTGTAAACCAAGCAGAGGAGCCAGACTATGAGACCTACCTTCACCGCATAGGGCGGACAGGACGCTTTGGGAAAAAGGGCCTGGCCTTCAACATGATTGAAGTGGATAAGCTGCCCCTGCTCATGAAGATCCAGGATCACTTCA aCAGCAGTATTAAGCAACTCGACCCTGAAGACATGGATGAAATTGAAAAGATTGAATATTGA
- the HYLS1 gene encoding hydrolethalus syndrome protein 1 isoform X2 encodes MEELMGPSGQKWANMDPEERMLAAATAFTHICAGQGEGDVRRDARSIQYDPYSKASVTPGKRLALPVQLQYPHVESNATSVTVSEPSQRLRKPVMKRKVLRKKPDGEVLVTDESIISESESGTESDMDLWDLRQKLMSLQFQEDMDSPDDIPQKFTLPHEYQGISQDQLICYLRREGMGPPAYEQDLIVASRPKSFILPRLDQLSRNRGKVDRVARYFEYKRDWDSMRIPGEDHRKELRWGVREQMLSRPEPQAKPQHIYVPNNYLVPTEKKRSALRWGVRCDLANGVMPRKLPFPLFPS; translated from the coding sequence ATGGAGGAACTCATGGGGCCCAGTGGACAAAAATGGGCTAATATGGATCCAGAAGAACGAATGTTGGCAGCTGCTACAGCTTTTACCCACATCTGTGCAGGGCAGGGTGAGGGAGATGTCAGGAGAGATGCCCGGTCTATCCAGTATGATCCCTACAGTAAAGCTTCAGTAACCCCAGGAAAGCGACTTGCTCTTCCTGTACAACTGCAGTACCCACATGTAGAAAGTAATGCCACTTCAGTAACAGTCTCTGAGCCTTCCCAGAGACTCCGAAAGCCAGTGATGAAGAGAAAGGTGTTGCGGAAGAAGCCAGATGGGGAAGTATTAGTGACAGATGAGTCGATTATCAGTGAATCAGAGTCTGGTACAGAAAGTGATATGGATCTCTGGGACTTAAGACAAAAGCTTATGAGTCTACAGTTCCAGGAAGACATGGACTCCCCAGATGACATTCCGCAGAAATTTACCCTACCACATGAATACCAAGGAATTTCTCAAGATCAGCTCATTTGTTATCTACGAAGAGAAGGAATGGGCCCTCCAGCTTATGAACAAGACCTGATAGTTGCCAGCAGACCCAAGTCCTTTATTCTCCCAAGGCTGGACCAGTTAAGCCGAAATCGGGGCAAGGTAGACCGGGTAGCCCGATATTTTGAGTACAAAAGAGACTGGGACTCGATGAGGATACCTGGTGAAGATCATAGAAAGGAGTTACGCTGGGGTGTCCGAGAGCAGATGCTTTCGCGACCAGAACCCCAGGCCAAACCTCAGCACATATATGTTCCAAACAATTACCTGGTGCCAACTGAGAAGAAAAGATCTGCCCTTCGTTGGGGTGTTCGTTGTGACCTTGCAAATGGAGTCATGCCTAGGaagcttcctttccctctttttccttcttaa
- the HYLS1 gene encoding hydrolethalus syndrome protein 1 isoform X1, with amino-acid sequence MAEKRRSYSGGEAMEELMGPSGQKWANMDPEERMLAAATAFTHICAGQGEGDVRRDARSIQYDPYSKASVTPGKRLALPVQLQYPHVESNATSVTVSEPSQRLRKPVMKRKVLRKKPDGEVLVTDESIISESESGTESDMDLWDLRQKLMSLQFQEDMDSPDDIPQKFTLPHEYQGISQDQLICYLRREGMGPPAYEQDLIVASRPKSFILPRLDQLSRNRGKVDRVARYFEYKRDWDSMRIPGEDHRKELRWGVREQMLSRPEPQAKPQHIYVPNNYLVPTEKKRSALRWGVRCDLANGVMPRKLPFPLFPS; translated from the coding sequence aagGTCCTACAGTGGAGGGGAAGCAATGGAGGAACTCATGGGGCCCAGTGGACAAAAATGGGCTAATATGGATCCAGAAGAACGAATGTTGGCAGCTGCTACAGCTTTTACCCACATCTGTGCAGGGCAGGGTGAGGGAGATGTCAGGAGAGATGCCCGGTCTATCCAGTATGATCCCTACAGTAAAGCTTCAGTAACCCCAGGAAAGCGACTTGCTCTTCCTGTACAACTGCAGTACCCACATGTAGAAAGTAATGCCACTTCAGTAACAGTCTCTGAGCCTTCCCAGAGACTCCGAAAGCCAGTGATGAAGAGAAAGGTGTTGCGGAAGAAGCCAGATGGGGAAGTATTAGTGACAGATGAGTCGATTATCAGTGAATCAGAGTCTGGTACAGAAAGTGATATGGATCTCTGGGACTTAAGACAAAAGCTTATGAGTCTACAGTTCCAGGAAGACATGGACTCCCCAGATGACATTCCGCAGAAATTTACCCTACCACATGAATACCAAGGAATTTCTCAAGATCAGCTCATTTGTTATCTACGAAGAGAAGGAATGGGCCCTCCAGCTTATGAACAAGACCTGATAGTTGCCAGCAGACCCAAGTCCTTTATTCTCCCAAGGCTGGACCAGTTAAGCCGAAATCGGGGCAAGGTAGACCGGGTAGCCCGATATTTTGAGTACAAAAGAGACTGGGACTCGATGAGGATACCTGGTGAAGATCATAGAAAGGAGTTACGCTGGGGTGTCCGAGAGCAGATGCTTTCGCGACCAGAACCCCAGGCCAAACCTCAGCACATATATGTTCCAAACAATTACCTGGTGCCAACTGAGAAGAAAAGATCTGCCCTTCGTTGGGGTGTTCGTTGTGACCTTGCAAATGGAGTCATGCCTAGGaagcttcctttccctctttttccttcttaa